In Aegilops tauschii subsp. strangulata cultivar AL8/78 chromosome 3, Aet v6.0, whole genome shotgun sequence, one genomic interval encodes:
- the LOC109786725 gene encoding G-type lectin S-receptor-like serine/threonine-protein kinase SD2-5, with translation MAVVSTSSALRLLPLLLPIAIIWPAAIPVGAREKLDQGGKMPTCATVGQDGKVHLCAMINQTISPTAESPMPQPPPKVTPTTQSVVPAPTANVTPTAPSALPATIGPTSMKVKSSSIRRVVAILAPVGGFIFLSILFLITYFIRKRRTQRHHEMEEEEFGELQATPMRFTFQQLKAATEQFANKLGEGGFGSVFKGQIADERIAVKRLDRAGQGKREFSAEVQTIGSIHHINLVRLIGFCAEKSHRLLVYEYMPKGSLDRWIYHRHDNDSPPLNWSTRYKIITHIAKGLAYLHEECMKKIAHLDVKPQNILLDDNFNAKLSDFGLCKLIDRDMSQVFTRMRGTPGYLAPEWLTSQITEKADVYSFGVVVMEVISGRKNLDNSRSEESIHLITQLEEKVKNNRLIELIDNKSNDMLAHKQDVIEMMKLAMWCLQIDCKRRPKMSEVVKVLEGAMNAESNIDHNFVATNQVYFGAAGNVVSSVPPLASHVSGPR, from the coding sequence ATGGCAGTGGTGAGTACCTCTTCGGCTCTCCGCCTcctgcctctcctcctccccaTTGCCATCATATGGCCAGCCGCTATTCCGGTTGGAGCTCGTGAGAAGCTCGATCAGGGCGGGAAGATGCCCACTTGTGCGACGGTCGGTCAGGACGGGAAGGTGCACTTGTGTGCTATGATCAACCAAACAATATCTCCTACAGCTGAAAGTCCCATGCCTCAACCCCCGCCCAAGGTAACACCTACGACCCAAAGTGTTGTGCCTGCACCAACAGCCAATGTAACACCTACGGCCCCAAGTGCTCTGCCTGCAACTATTGGCCCAACAAGCATGAAAGTGAAATCCTCTTCTATAAGAAGAGTTGTTGCAATTTTAGCTCCTGTAGGCGGCTTCATTTTTCTTTCCATCTTGTTCCTCATCACTTACTTTATACGTAAACGAAGAACACAACGACATCATGAGATGGAGGAGGAAGAGTTTGGGGAGCTACAAGCAACACCAATGAGGTTCACATTTCAACAGTTAAAAGCAGCAACCGAGCAATTCGCAAACAAGCTCGGGGAAGGAGGATTTGGATCTGTTTTCAAGGGACAGATAGCTGATGAAAGGATTGCAGTAAAACGTTTAGATCGAGCGGGTCAGGGCAAAAGGGAATTTTCTGCAGAGGTTCAGACAATTGGCAGCATTCATCATATTAATCTGGTGAGATTAATTGGTTTCTGTGCAGAGAAATCGCATAGGCTCTTGGTATATGAGTACATGCCAAAAGGATCCTTGGATAGATGGATCTATCATCGACATGACAATGATTCACCTCCCCTGAATTGGAGCACGCGGTACAAGATTATCACTCACATAGCAAAGGGTCTTGCTTATCTTCATGAGGAGTGCATGAAAAAGATTGCCCATTTGGATGTCAAACCACAAAACATCCTCTTAGATGATAACTTCAATGCTAAACTTTCTGATTTTGGACTATGCAAGCTCATTGACAGGGATATGAGTCAAGTGTTTACCAGAATGAGGGGCACACCTGGATATTTAGCTCCCGAATGGTTGACATCACAGATCACGGAAAAGGCCGATGTCTATAGCTTTGGTGTTGTGGTCATGGAAGTCATCAGCGGAAGAAAGAACCTCGACAATTCTAGATCCGAAGAGAGCATCCATCTCATCACCCAATTGGAGGAAAAGGTGAAGAATAATCGGTTGATAGAATTGATTGACAATAAGAGTAACGATATGCTAGCACATAAGCAGGATGTAATTGAGATGATGAAGCTCGCAATGTGGTGTTTGCAGATTGATTGCAAAAGAAGGCCTAAAATGTCCGAGGTAGTCAAGGTCTTGGAAGGTGCCATGAATGCAGAGAGCAACATCGATCATAACTTTGTTGCAACAAATCAAGTGTATTTCGGCGCTGCTGGAAATGTGGTCTCATCGGTTCCACCTCTGGCTTCACATGTATCAGGTCCCAGGTGA